A window from Culex pipiens pallens isolate TS chromosome 3, TS_CPP_V2, whole genome shotgun sequence encodes these proteins:
- the LOC120424870 gene encoding venom carboxylesterase-6-like, with protein MGTLSLLLAVLGCFTIALGEFVTVETVNGPLRGEKRDFYYAFEGIPYAKAPLGELRLAPSVVNDARWEEPRDATEPGPVCLQWSHFVEGEDRSTGEEDCLFMNVYTTSVGVLEEPLPTIFFIHGGAFMFGSGDFYKPDNLLRKPMVLVTFNYRLGPLGFLSTEDDVIPGNYGLKDQVTALRWVRSNIEVFGGHADNITIVGYSAGSASVQLHYLSPMSRGLFKNGIGHSGSALNPWVLAEDSAKKAQLIANAVGCPTTSSTKMLQCLREKPALDIVRAVGPLFRYLYNPFSPLGVVIEKQSKNNPRPFLADHPYKLMKSGKYFHVPLILSVNEAEGLYPGGEFISREEYLLEIDERWNQLVPHILDYHTSLGGDDADNEEEEVRRNEISQMIRKRYLGRRMLSDNSFRDFIRMISNRLYFTGVVTSAKLMQVHSPIYLYYDVYKTKYGVGELLAKSMKNYGVAHGEDVLLVFKSVLRDEIPYTEEELLVAGKFVAMYDTFARESVARFGDADIPRMDRADLVRFLEIKHPKSEPKLARQLNDEGFWSQLDFGDGMPVEKAPSKKEEL; from the exons ATGGGAACTCTATCCCTTTTGCTGGCAGTACTTGGCTGCTTCACGATCGCACTTGGTGAGTTCGTAACCGTTGAAACCGTAAACGGTCCGCTACGTGGTGAGAAACGTGACTTTTACTACGCCTTTGAGGGTATCCCGTACGCCAAGGCACCGCTGGGTGAGTTGCGGTTGGCGCCATCCGTCGTGAACGATGCTCGCTGGGAGGAACCAAGGGATGCCACTGAACCGGGACCGGTTTGCTTGCAGTGGAGTCACTTTGTGGAGGGTGAGGATCGCTCGACCGGGGAGGAGGACTGTCTGTTTATGAACGTGTACACGACTTCGGTTGGAGTGCTGGAGGAACCGCTGCCGACGATCTTCTTCATTCATGGGGGGGCGTTCATGTTTGGAAGTGGCGACTTTTACAAGCCGGATAATTTGCTGCGTAAGCCGATGGTGCTGGTAACGTTCAACTACCGGTTGGGACCGCTTGGCTTTTTGAGCACGGAAGACGACGTGATTCCGGGTAATTACGGGCTGAAAGATCAGGTAACGGCGCTGCGTTGGGTTAGAAGCAATATCGAGGTCTTCGGCGGACACGCGGACAACATCACGATCGTGGGTTATTCCGCCGGGTCGGCAAGCGTCCAGCTGCACTATCTATCTCCAATGTCCCGCGGACTGTTCAAAAACGGCATCGGCCACAGTGGATCCGCACTGAATCCCTGGGTTCTGGCAGAAGATTCCGCCAAAAAGGCTCAACTGATCGCAAACGCCGTCGGTTGTCCCACCACTTCAAGCACCAAAATGCTCCAATGTCTCCGCGAGAAACCCGCCCTGGACATTGTCCGCGCCGTTGGTCCGCTCTTCAGGTACCTCTACAACCCGTTCTCCCCGCTGGGAGTCGTCATCGAGAAGCAGTCCAAGAACAACCCGCGTCCCTTCCTGGCGGACCACCCCTACAAGCTCATGAAGTCCGGCAAGTACTTCCACGTGCCGTTGATCCTGTCCGTGAACGAGGCCGAAGGGCTCTACCCGGGCGGGGAGTTTATCAGCCGGGAGGAATATCTGCTCGAAATCGACGAGCGGTGGAACCAGCTGGTGCCGCACATTTTGGACTATCACACTTCGTTGGGTGGTGACGACGCCGACAACGAGGAAGAAGAAGTGCGCCGCAACGAGATAAGCCAGATGATTAGAAAGCGCTACCTGGGACGGCGAATGCTGAGCGATAACAGCTTTCGGGACTTTATACGG atGATCTCCAACCGTCTTTATTTTACCGGTGTTGTGACCTCCGCCAAGCTTATGCAGGTGCACTCGCCGATCTACCTGTACTACGACGTGTACAAGACCAAGTACGGAGTCGGTGAGCTGCTGGCCAAATCGATGAAGAATTACGGCGTCGCCCACGGCGAGGACGTGCTGCTGGTGTTCAAAAGCGTCCTGCGGGACGAAATTCCCTACACCGAGGAGGAGCTGCTGGTCGCGGGGAAGTTTGTTGCCATGTACGACACGTTTGCCCGGGAGAGTGTGGCCCGGTTTGGCGACGCGGACATTCCCCGGATGGATCGGGCGGACTTGGTTCGATTTTTGGAGATtaaacatcccaaaagtgagcCGAAGTTGGCGCGACAGTTGAACGACGAAGGCTTTTGGAGCCAGTTGGACTTTGGGGACGGAATGCCGGTGGAGAAGGCTCCGAGTAAGAAGGAGGaactttga